ACGGTGGGCAAGCGCGTGGCCGGGCTGGAGGTCGTGCGCGCCGATGGCTTGCCCGTCGGCTGGCGCGAATCGATCCTGCGCAACCTGCTGCTGGTTGCCGACTTCATGCCCATGTTCTACATGACCGGTTTGCTGTGCATGATTTTCGATACCCGCTTCCGGCGCGCCGGCGACATTGTGGCCGGGACCCTGGTGGTCTACCGCGAACAGGCCAGGACGCGCGCCGCTGCCGTCGATGCCGCGCCCATCGCACCGCCCTTTGCCTTGACGGCCGACCAGCAGCGCACCCTGGCCGACCTGTTTGAACGCGAAAGCCACCTGCCGGTTGACCGCATGGTCGAACTGGGGACCATTGCCGAGCCCCTCACCGGCTTGCAGGGCATGGAGTCGGTGGAACGCATGCGCGCATACGTGGCAGGATTTTCCCGATGAAGCAGCAGCAGTTCGAAGCCGACAACCAGCCACTGTGGGACCAGATCGCCGCCATCATCAATGGCAGCGACGGGGGGAGCGTCAACCTGCCGCCCAGGTACCGGCGCCTGTGCCAGTGCCTGGCCCTGGCCCGCCAGCGCGGCTATTCGCCGGCCCTGACCGACTATCTCCAGCAACTGGTGAGCGACTGCCACCGCCTGATGTACGGCGCCTCCGCGGCCCGCCCCAACACCCTGGTGCAGTGGATGCTGATCGACTTTCCCCAGCGGGTGCGGGCCGAATGGCGGCTGCTGTTGACGGCATGCATTGCCTTTTTCGGCGTGGGCGGGGCGGTCGCTCTGCTGGTCTGGTTCGATCCCAACCTGGCCTACAGCTTCAGTTCCCCGGAAGAGCTGGCCAAGTACCGCGCCATGTATGCGCCCGACATGCAGCGCCTGGGGCGCGGCGGCAGCGAGGGCGACTTCCAGATG
This region of Massilia sp. PAMC28688 genomic DNA includes:
- a CDS encoding stage II sporulation protein M; its protein translation is MKQQQFEADNQPLWDQIAAIINGSDGGSVNLPPRYRRLCQCLALARQRGYSPALTDYLQQLVSDCHRLMYGASAARPNTLVQWMLIDFPQRVRAEWRLLLTACIAFFGVGGAVALLVWFDPNLAYSFSSPEELAKYRAMYAPDMQRLGRGGSEGDFQMFGHYIWNNISIDFRTFALGILGAIPAVFIMGYNGLLLGVVGSWLSQDPATTHTFWSFVVTHASFEVVGMLLSGVAGMKLGLALIRPGRRTRALALQEASQYMFPVLVGAALMTFLAAFIEAFWSASPAVPVMVKYVVGALCWLSIILFFTFAGRGRN
- a CDS encoding RDD family protein, whose amino-acid sequence is MLDGRLSLVTPEGVRLLLTPAGPYKRAIAWLLDFLLWGTVMLIVKLILPDGRLGSGIFLIVLFVTYWGYPIICEVYFGGRTVGKRVAGLEVVRADGLPVGWRESILRNLLLVADFMPMFYMTGLLCMIFDTRFRRAGDIVAGTLVVYREQARTRAAAVDAAPIAPPFALTADQQRTLADLFERESHLPVDRMVELGTIAEPLTGLQGMESVERMRAYVAGFSR